The following coding sequences are from one Melanotaenia boesemani isolate fMelBoe1 chromosome 19, fMelBoe1.pri, whole genome shotgun sequence window:
- the ehmt1b gene encoding histone-lysine N-methyltransferase EHMT1 isoform X7 translates to MPAGLAVDDAASTKKVGLDPGGNGEEKSGITSDGDKEVAARLASTPAAEAMLNGTQCDDMRHKNLTAGNNKTALLVNENGTSDMELPHGSVTGSNGLILVKQQQEDNVAVTPSLGVSPHRTNWLPLASSTEGHAAKLPPASASGCVQSSGALRTAPGTETISGQESSDTKNGTVSCAAATPAPVTVHRARKTMSRPAVSPAQKLLNRELREAKSAKMETNVASDVQKSSPQSSAKNHLPQSSPDTPASTPTAPSASPAPPAAPSEPPAPAKLQLGSYSAGLSFRKKKRRMGTYSLVPKKKTKVLRQRTVLEMFKEIQQSAKSPQTKEVTNINGEKVGNASEEEESEDLESEEEEEQQQQAAAAVTAVQETSEPTNQVKDEQESEESGEEEGEEEGTESDLSTESSLKKKLKKKKADSAWLRPSRKRRRRMKTKEVDTAVRPQASDRVQACDDKDYTHVVPPESDDLSKASHNKDTAGSVVEDAQELPLCSCRMETPKSREILILADRKCMATESVDGQLSRCQSAVLKHEMMRPSNSVQLLVLCEDHRNGMVKHQCCPGCGFFCRAGTFMECQPDVSISHRFHQACASVLKGQSFCPHCGEEASKAKEVTIAKADTTSTVPPALTQGPATPGAPEGRADTTTGSSSCSAAGSEVTGRADSSLPFRSSHGLSTTAVPGASRNAPVHAGMETATPPILASGTPKETLDEILVALDMEKPKKLRFHPKQLYLSAKQGELKKVLLMLVDGTDPNFKMESQNKRTPLHAAAEGGHKDICHMLVQAGANLDICDDDQRTPLMEACENNHMEVVLYLLRAGASATHKDVEGFTCFHLAAKSGHYKIVEYLLSTGLININCQDDGGWTAMIWATEYKHVDQVKLLLSKGADISIRDKEENICLHWAAFSGSVEIAELLLDAHCDLQVVNIHGDSPLHIAARENRLDCVTLFLSRGANVFLKNREGETPPDCCSHNSKAWAVLQANKKDARNARLSRAEEKILHSDISLGQERFPIPCVNSVDSEPYPENYKYISENCVTSPMNIDRNITHLQYCVCKEDCSSSICMCGQLSLRCWYNKSGCLLPEFCREEPPLIFECNHACSCWRTCKNRVVQNGLRTRLQLFRTSKKGWGVRTLQDIPQGTFVCEYVGEIISEAEAEMRQNDAYLFSLDDKPQDLYCIDARFYGNISRFLNHMCEPNLFACRVFTTHQDLRFPHIAFFASENIKAGEELGFNYGDHFWEVKSKLFSCECSSSQCKYSSVAMASLQADSTPEDQQQPSASPDTSSSNSPTSPS, encoded by the exons CCCGCTGGTCTAGCCGTGGATGACGCTGCATCCACAAAGAAAGTGGGACTGGATCCAGGAGGCAATGGAGAGGAGAAGTCAGGTATCACTTCAG ATGGAGACAAAGAGGTAGCAGCCAGACTGGCCTCTACACCTGCAGCTGAGGCAATGCTTAACGGCACCCAATGTGACGACATGAGGCACAAAAACCTGACAGCTGGCAACAATAAGACTGCACTGTTGGTGAATGAAAACGGCACATCAGACATGGAGCTGCCGCATGGTTCTGTTACTGGAAGCAATGGATTAATTCTGGttaagcagcagcaggaagacaACGTTGCGGTGACGCCGAGTTTGGGAGTTTCCCCTCATAGGACTAACTGGTTGCCTTTGGCCTCATCAACGGAGGGACACGCAGCCAAACTCCCGCCTGCCTCGGCATCAGGGTGTGTGCAGAGTTCAGGTGCTCTAAGGACTGCCCCCGGTACAGAGACTATATCGGGACAGGAGTCATCTGACACTAAAAATGGCACAGTTTCATGTGCTGCCGCAACTCCTGCACCTGTCACTGTACACAGAGCACGCAAGACCATGTCCAGACCTGCTGTCAGCCCAGCACAAAAG CTTCTTAACAGGGAATTAAGAGAAGCAAAAAGTGCCAAAATGGAGACAAATGTTGCGTCCGATGTGCAGAAGTCCTCTCCGCAGTCATCTGCTAAGAACCATCTACCTCAGAGTTCACCAGACACGCCAGCGTCAACACCGACCGCTCCATCAGCTTCACCAGCACCTCCAGCAGCTCCCTCAGAGCCTCCTGCTCCTGCCAAGCTCCAACTAG gGTCGTACTCTGCAGGCCTTTCGTTTCgtaaaaagaagaggaggatgggAACATACAGTCTGGTTCCCAAGAAGAAAACCAAAGTGCTCAGGCAGAGAACTGTGCTTGAAATGTTTAAGGAAATACAGCAGTCTGCAAAGAGCCCACAG actaaagaggtgACCAACATAAATGGGGAGAAGGTGGGAAACGCATCTGAGGAGGAAGAGTCAGAGGACCTGGagtctgaggaggaggaggagcaacaacagcaagcagcagcagctgtcacTGCTGTCCAAGAAACATCTGAACCAACCAATCAG GTGAAAGACGAGCAGGAGTCTGAAGAATCTGGAGaagaagagggagaggaggagggcaCAGAGTCTGACTTG AGCACAGAGTCCAgtctgaagaagaagttgaaaaagaaaaaggcagacAGCGCATGGCTCCGACCTTCCCGGAAGAGAAGAAGGAGGATGAAGACCAAAG AAGTGGACACAGCAGTTCGACCTCAGGCTTCAGATCGCGTTCAGGCATGTGATGACAAGGACTACACTCACGTTGTCCCGCCTGAGTCAGACGATCTCAGCAAGGCTTCACACAACAAAG ACACTGCAGGGTCAGTGGTCGAAGATGCTCAGGAGCTTCCGCTCTGCAGCTGCCGCATGGAGACCCCCAAGAGTCGAGAGATTCTCATTCTGGCAGACAGGAAGTGCATGGCCACAGAGAGCGTGGACGGACAGCTAAGTCGTTGCCAAAGCGCCGTACTGAAACACGAGATGATGCGTCCTTCCAACTCCGTTCAGCTGCTGGTTCTTTGTGAGGATCACCGCAATGGCATGGTGAAGCACCAGTGCTGTCCAGGCTGTGGCTTCTTCTGCAGAGCG GGCACCTTCATGGAGTGTCAACCAGACGTCAGTATCTCTCACCGCTTCCATCAGGCTTGCGCCTCAGTTCTGAAAGGTCAAAGCTTCTGTCCTCACTGTGGAGAAGAAGCTAGCAAAGCCAAGGAAGTCACCATCGCTAAGGCTGACACCACCTCCACGGTCCCCCCTGCTCTCACACAGGGGCCAGCCACACCTGGAGCTCCAGAGGGCCGAGCAGACACCACCACTGGCAG CTCTTCTTGTTCGGCTGCGGGTAGCGAAGTCACCGGCAGAGCCGACAGTTCGCTGCCCTTTCGCTCTTCTCATGGACTCAGCACCACTGCTGTTCCCGGGGCTTCCAGGAATGCCCCTGTGCATGCTGGGATGGAAACAGCAACCCCACCTATACTCGCCTCAGGAACTCCTAAAGAAACTCTAGATGAAATCCTGGTTGCTCTTGATATGGAGAA ACCGAAGAAGCTGCGTTTCCACCCCAAGCAACTTTATCTCTCTGCCAAGCAGGGAGAACTGAAGAAGGTCCTTCTTATGCTGG TGGACGGTACCGATCCTAACTTCAAGATGGAGTCTCAGAACAAACGCACGCCGCTGCATGCAGCAGCCGAGGGAGGACACAAGGACATCTGCCACATGCTCGTACAA GCTGGAGCAAACCTGGACATTTGTGATGATGACCAGCGGACTCCGCTGATGGAGGCCTGTGAGAACAATCACATGGAGGTGGTCCTGTACCTGCTGAGAGCTGGAGCCAGCGCCACACACAAG GATGTTGAAGGGTTCACATGTTTCCACCTAGCGGCAAAGTCTGGCCATTACAAGATTGTTGAGTACCTTCTGTCCACCGGACTGATCAACATAAACTGCCAG gacGATGGAGGCTGGACGGCCATGATCTGGGCCACAGAGTACAAACATGTGGACCAAGTGAAACTGCTTCTTTCCAAAGGAGCTGACATCAGCATCAGAGATAAG gaaGAAAACATTTGTCTTCATTGGGCAGCTTTCTCTGGCAGCGTGGAGATCGCCGAGCTGCTGCTGGACGCCCACTGTGACCTGCAGGTTGTCAACATCCACGGAGACTCTCCTCTGCACATCGCTGCTCGGGAGAATCGCCTGGATTGTGTCAC ACTTTTCTTGTCTCGAGGAGCGAATGTGTTTCTGAAGAACCGTGAGGGTGAAACTCCTCCTGACTGCTGCAGCCACAACTCGAAGGCCTGGGCCGTCCTGCAGGCCAACAAGAAGGACGCCAGGAACGCCAGGCTCAGTCGAGCAGAAGAAAAAATCCTTCACAG tgaCATATCTTTAGGGCAGGAACGGTTTCCCATTCCTTGCGTCAACTCCGTCGATAGTGAACCTTACCCAGAGAACTACAAATACATCTCCGAAAACTGTGTCACTTCCCCAATGAATATTGATCGGAACATAACACACTTACAG TACTGTGTTTGTAAGGAAGACTGTTCTTCCAGTATCTGCATGTGTGGCCAGCTCAGCCTGCGTTGCTGGTACAACAAG AGCGGCTGCTTACTGCCAGAGTTTTGTCGTGAGGAGCCTCCTCTCATCTTTGAGTGCAACCATGCCTGCTCCTGCTGGAGGACCTGCAAGAATCGTGTCGTGCAAAATGGTCTCAG AACCAGACTCCAGCTTTTCAGGACCAGTAAAAAAGGCTGGGGAGTCCGAACCCTGCAGGACATACCACAGGGGACTTTTGTATGCGA GTATGTGGGTGAGATCATCTCTGAAGCCGAAGCAGAGATGAGGCAAAACGATGCTTACCTGTTCAGTCTGGATGATAAG CCTCAAGATCTCTACTGCATCGATGCCCGTTTCTATGGAAACATCAGCCGCTTCCTAAACCACATGTGTGAGCCTAACTTGTTTGCTTGTCGAGTGTTCACAACACACCAGGACCTCCGTTTCCCACACATTGCCTTTTTTGCCAGTGAAAACATCAAGGCTGGAGAAGAGCTCGG GTTTAACTATGGCGACCACTTCTGGGAAGTCAAAAGCAAGCTGTTCAGCTGCGAGTGCAGCTCCTCCCAGTGCAAGTACTCATCGGTCGCCATGGCGTCCCTGCAGGCCGACAGCACGCCAGAGGACCAGCAGCAGCCCAGCGCGTCTCCTGACACCAGCTCTTCCAACAGCCCCACCAGTCCTTCCTAA
- the ehmt1b gene encoding histone-lysine N-methyltransferase EHMT1 isoform X5 encodes MTSEPAGLAVDDAASTKKVGLDPGGNGEEKSGITSDGDKEVAARLASTPAAEAMLNGTQCDDMRHKNLTAGNNKTALLVNENGTSDMELPHGSVTGSNGLILVKQQQEDNVAVTPSLGVSPHRTNWLPLASSTEGHAAKLPPASASGCVQSSGALRTAPGTETISGQESSDTKNGTVSCAAATPAPVTVHRARKTMSRPAVSPAQKLLNRELREAKSAKMETNVASDVQKSSPQSSAKNHLPQSSPDTPASTPTAPSASPAPPAAPSEPPAPAKLQLGSYSAGLSFRKKKRRMGTYSLVPKKKTKVLRQRTVLEMFKEIQQSAKSPQTKEVTNINGEKVGNASEEEESEDLESEEEEEQQQQAAAAVTAVQETSEPTNQVKDEQESEESGEEEGEEEGTESDLSTESSLKKKLKKKKADSAWLRPSRKRRRRMKTKEVDTAVRPQASDRVQACDDKDYTHVVPPESDDLSKASHNKDTAGSVVEDAQELPLCSCRMETPKSREILILADRKCMATESVDGQLSRCQSAVLKHEMMRPSNSVQLLVLCEDHRNGMVKHQCCPGCGFFCRAGTFMECQPDVSISHRFHQACASVLKGQSFCPHCGEEASKAKEVTIAKADTTSTVPPALTQGPATPGAPEGRADTTTGSSSCSAAGSEVTGRADSSLPFRSSHGLSTTAVPGASRNAPVHAGMETATPPILASGTPKETLDEILVALDMEKPKKLRFHPKQLYLSAKQGELKKVLLMLVDGTDPNFKMESQNKRTPLHAAAEGGHKDICHMLVQAGANLDICDDDQRTPLMEACENNHMEVVLYLLRAGASATHKDVEGFTCFHLAAKSGHYKIVEYLLSTGLININCQDDGGWTAMIWATEYKHVDQVKLLLSKGADISIRDKEENICLHWAAFSGSVEIAELLLDAHCDLQVVNIHGDSPLHIAARENRLDCVTLFLSRGANVFLKNREGETPPDCCSHNSKAWAVLQANKKDARNARLSRAEEKILHSDISLGQERFPIPCVNSVDSEPYPENYKYISENCVTSPMNIDRNITHLQYCVCKEDCSSSICMCGQLSLRCWYNKSGCLLPEFCREEPPLIFECNHACSCWRTCKNRVVQNGLRTRLQLFRTSKKGWGVRTLQDIPQGTFVCEYVGEIISEAEAEMRQNDAYLFSLDDKPQDLYCIDARFYGNISRFLNHMCEPNLFACRVFTTHQDLRFPHIAFFASENIKAGEELGFNYGDHFWEVKSKLFSCECSSSQCKYSSVAMASLQADSTPEDQQQPSASPDTSSSNSPTSPS; translated from the exons atgaccagcgAG CCCGCTGGTCTAGCCGTGGATGACGCTGCATCCACAAAGAAAGTGGGACTGGATCCAGGAGGCAATGGAGAGGAGAAGTCAGGTATCACTTCAG ATGGAGACAAAGAGGTAGCAGCCAGACTGGCCTCTACACCTGCAGCTGAGGCAATGCTTAACGGCACCCAATGTGACGACATGAGGCACAAAAACCTGACAGCTGGCAACAATAAGACTGCACTGTTGGTGAATGAAAACGGCACATCAGACATGGAGCTGCCGCATGGTTCTGTTACTGGAAGCAATGGATTAATTCTGGttaagcagcagcaggaagacaACGTTGCGGTGACGCCGAGTTTGGGAGTTTCCCCTCATAGGACTAACTGGTTGCCTTTGGCCTCATCAACGGAGGGACACGCAGCCAAACTCCCGCCTGCCTCGGCATCAGGGTGTGTGCAGAGTTCAGGTGCTCTAAGGACTGCCCCCGGTACAGAGACTATATCGGGACAGGAGTCATCTGACACTAAAAATGGCACAGTTTCATGTGCTGCCGCAACTCCTGCACCTGTCACTGTACACAGAGCACGCAAGACCATGTCCAGACCTGCTGTCAGCCCAGCACAAAAG CTTCTTAACAGGGAATTAAGAGAAGCAAAAAGTGCCAAAATGGAGACAAATGTTGCGTCCGATGTGCAGAAGTCCTCTCCGCAGTCATCTGCTAAGAACCATCTACCTCAGAGTTCACCAGACACGCCAGCGTCAACACCGACCGCTCCATCAGCTTCACCAGCACCTCCAGCAGCTCCCTCAGAGCCTCCTGCTCCTGCCAAGCTCCAACTAG gGTCGTACTCTGCAGGCCTTTCGTTTCgtaaaaagaagaggaggatgggAACATACAGTCTGGTTCCCAAGAAGAAAACCAAAGTGCTCAGGCAGAGAACTGTGCTTGAAATGTTTAAGGAAATACAGCAGTCTGCAAAGAGCCCACAG actaaagaggtgACCAACATAAATGGGGAGAAGGTGGGAAACGCATCTGAGGAGGAAGAGTCAGAGGACCTGGagtctgaggaggaggaggagcaacaacagcaagcagcagcagctgtcacTGCTGTCCAAGAAACATCTGAACCAACCAATCAG GTGAAAGACGAGCAGGAGTCTGAAGAATCTGGAGaagaagagggagaggaggagggcaCAGAGTCTGACTTG AGCACAGAGTCCAgtctgaagaagaagttgaaaaagaaaaaggcagacAGCGCATGGCTCCGACCTTCCCGGAAGAGAAGAAGGAGGATGAAGACCAAAG AAGTGGACACAGCAGTTCGACCTCAGGCTTCAGATCGCGTTCAGGCATGTGATGACAAGGACTACACTCACGTTGTCCCGCCTGAGTCAGACGATCTCAGCAAGGCTTCACACAACAAAG ACACTGCAGGGTCAGTGGTCGAAGATGCTCAGGAGCTTCCGCTCTGCAGCTGCCGCATGGAGACCCCCAAGAGTCGAGAGATTCTCATTCTGGCAGACAGGAAGTGCATGGCCACAGAGAGCGTGGACGGACAGCTAAGTCGTTGCCAAAGCGCCGTACTGAAACACGAGATGATGCGTCCTTCCAACTCCGTTCAGCTGCTGGTTCTTTGTGAGGATCACCGCAATGGCATGGTGAAGCACCAGTGCTGTCCAGGCTGTGGCTTCTTCTGCAGAGCG GGCACCTTCATGGAGTGTCAACCAGACGTCAGTATCTCTCACCGCTTCCATCAGGCTTGCGCCTCAGTTCTGAAAGGTCAAAGCTTCTGTCCTCACTGTGGAGAAGAAGCTAGCAAAGCCAAGGAAGTCACCATCGCTAAGGCTGACACCACCTCCACGGTCCCCCCTGCTCTCACACAGGGGCCAGCCACACCTGGAGCTCCAGAGGGCCGAGCAGACACCACCACTGGCAG CTCTTCTTGTTCGGCTGCGGGTAGCGAAGTCACCGGCAGAGCCGACAGTTCGCTGCCCTTTCGCTCTTCTCATGGACTCAGCACCACTGCTGTTCCCGGGGCTTCCAGGAATGCCCCTGTGCATGCTGGGATGGAAACAGCAACCCCACCTATACTCGCCTCAGGAACTCCTAAAGAAACTCTAGATGAAATCCTGGTTGCTCTTGATATGGAGAA ACCGAAGAAGCTGCGTTTCCACCCCAAGCAACTTTATCTCTCTGCCAAGCAGGGAGAACTGAAGAAGGTCCTTCTTATGCTGG TGGACGGTACCGATCCTAACTTCAAGATGGAGTCTCAGAACAAACGCACGCCGCTGCATGCAGCAGCCGAGGGAGGACACAAGGACATCTGCCACATGCTCGTACAA GCTGGAGCAAACCTGGACATTTGTGATGATGACCAGCGGACTCCGCTGATGGAGGCCTGTGAGAACAATCACATGGAGGTGGTCCTGTACCTGCTGAGAGCTGGAGCCAGCGCCACACACAAG GATGTTGAAGGGTTCACATGTTTCCACCTAGCGGCAAAGTCTGGCCATTACAAGATTGTTGAGTACCTTCTGTCCACCGGACTGATCAACATAAACTGCCAG gacGATGGAGGCTGGACGGCCATGATCTGGGCCACAGAGTACAAACATGTGGACCAAGTGAAACTGCTTCTTTCCAAAGGAGCTGACATCAGCATCAGAGATAAG gaaGAAAACATTTGTCTTCATTGGGCAGCTTTCTCTGGCAGCGTGGAGATCGCCGAGCTGCTGCTGGACGCCCACTGTGACCTGCAGGTTGTCAACATCCACGGAGACTCTCCTCTGCACATCGCTGCTCGGGAGAATCGCCTGGATTGTGTCAC ACTTTTCTTGTCTCGAGGAGCGAATGTGTTTCTGAAGAACCGTGAGGGTGAAACTCCTCCTGACTGCTGCAGCCACAACTCGAAGGCCTGGGCCGTCCTGCAGGCCAACAAGAAGGACGCCAGGAACGCCAGGCTCAGTCGAGCAGAAGAAAAAATCCTTCACAG tgaCATATCTTTAGGGCAGGAACGGTTTCCCATTCCTTGCGTCAACTCCGTCGATAGTGAACCTTACCCAGAGAACTACAAATACATCTCCGAAAACTGTGTCACTTCCCCAATGAATATTGATCGGAACATAACACACTTACAG TACTGTGTTTGTAAGGAAGACTGTTCTTCCAGTATCTGCATGTGTGGCCAGCTCAGCCTGCGTTGCTGGTACAACAAG AGCGGCTGCTTACTGCCAGAGTTTTGTCGTGAGGAGCCTCCTCTCATCTTTGAGTGCAACCATGCCTGCTCCTGCTGGAGGACCTGCAAGAATCGTGTCGTGCAAAATGGTCTCAG AACCAGACTCCAGCTTTTCAGGACCAGTAAAAAAGGCTGGGGAGTCCGAACCCTGCAGGACATACCACAGGGGACTTTTGTATGCGA GTATGTGGGTGAGATCATCTCTGAAGCCGAAGCAGAGATGAGGCAAAACGATGCTTACCTGTTCAGTCTGGATGATAAG CCTCAAGATCTCTACTGCATCGATGCCCGTTTCTATGGAAACATCAGCCGCTTCCTAAACCACATGTGTGAGCCTAACTTGTTTGCTTGTCGAGTGTTCACAACACACCAGGACCTCCGTTTCCCACACATTGCCTTTTTTGCCAGTGAAAACATCAAGGCTGGAGAAGAGCTCGG GTTTAACTATGGCGACCACTTCTGGGAAGTCAAAAGCAAGCTGTTCAGCTGCGAGTGCAGCTCCTCCCAGTGCAAGTACTCATCGGTCGCCATGGCGTCCCTGCAGGCCGACAGCACGCCAGAGGACCAGCAGCAGCCCAGCGCGTCTCCTGACACCAGCTCTTCCAACAGCCCCACCAGTCCTTCCTAA